Proteins from a single region of Oncorhynchus tshawytscha isolate Ot180627B linkage group LG03, Otsh_v2.0, whole genome shotgun sequence:
- the lg03h2orf76 gene encoding UPF0538 protein C2orf76 homolog: protein MSSEAVLTVRLVRSFEHRNFKPVVFSGVNLDQTVQEFIQFVKNEVSMRAGLPPPFKNFGYDTMKIIHQAHGAKTNELVMSLEDDDKLILQDGLTLRDAGIANETELAFFRKEDYKLFKANPQPAWW from the exons ATGTCCAGCGAGGCAGTCCTAACTGTTCGCTTGGTAAGGTCTTTTGAGCACCGAAATTTCAAGCCAGTTGTATTTAGTGGCGTGAATTTAGATCAAACGGTCCAGGAATTTATCCAGTTTGTGAAAAATG AAGTTAGCATGAGAGCCGGTTTACCACCCCCATTCAAGAATTTTGGCTACG ACACAATGAAGATCATCCACCAGGCACATGGAGCAAAG ACAAATGAGTTGGTGATGAGTTTGGAGGATGATGACAAGCTTATTCTGCAAGATGGACTAACCCTAAGAGATGCGGGCATTG CAAATGAAACAGAATTGGCCTTCTTCAGGAAAGAGGATTATAAGCTCTTTAAAGCCAACCCCCAACCGGCCTGGTGGTAA